One Sulfolobus sp. S-194 DNA segment encodes these proteins:
- a CDS encoding AAA family ATPase yields the protein MAILGIRRSGKSTLAEILLRGKDFGYVNFDDDRLAGIRVKDLHRLEKVIYKLFGEVEYFLFDKVHNVEIWELFVSRLREEGKKSYNRNSKMLSGELATALTGRHVNFTLFPFSFSEYLRFKGVKIERV from the coding sequence TTGGCAATACTTGGGATCAGAAGAAGTGGTAAATCGACATTAGCTGAAATATTATTAAGGGGGAAGGATTTCGGGTACGTAAATTTTGATGATGATAGATTAGCAGGGATAAGAGTTAAGGATTTACATAGGTTGGAAAAAGTTATTTATAAGTTATTTGGTGAAGTGGAATATTTCCTTTTTGACAAGGTTCATAACGTAGAAATCTGGGAATTATTCGTAAGTAGGTTAAGAGAAGAAGGTAAAAAAAGTTATAACCGGAATTCAAAAATGCTTTCTGGTGAACTTGCAACTGCATTAACTGGAAGACACGTAAACTTTACCTTATTTCCCTTCTCTTTTTCAGAATATCTTAGGTTTAAGGGAGTTAAAATTGAAAGAGTATAG
- a CDS encoding FAD-dependent oxidoreductase: protein MKVVILGGGFAGISAKLSYPNSILIDENDFVVNTPKLIEVIENTDLEISHTLIRRKVDLKAKVLKVDFKEKEVITTEGKVKFDKLIISLGYEQDLSKIKGAESYAIGFTLQSIEKIRRFKEKSTVTILGGGALGIELAGALRRRGFSVNLIEAEKRLVPYLPSNFSMEIQKTLEEQGVNIILNGKVDEVKENEVITSQGVIKTDYTIFSAGFSGPRIIKELGLTNKNNRMLVDEYLRSVDYEFVYGAGDCANFKSGFIPQSAQVASQAGNVAIRNAIEDDNIIFKHNQKAIVLKVGDEYIGLFKDSVVKGALSKLVKIYAINSFENKVSKLNTLTFPVFSHNLS from the coding sequence ATGAAAGTTGTAATTTTAGGCGGAGGATTTGCTGGAATATCAGCTAAATTATCTTATCCTAACTCAATACTAATAGATGAAAATGATTTCGTAGTTAATACTCCCAAGTTGATTGAAGTTATAGAGAATACTGACTTAGAAATTTCTCATACACTAATTCGTAGAAAGGTTGATCTTAAAGCTAAAGTTTTAAAGGTCGATTTTAAGGAGAAAGAAGTTATTACAACTGAAGGAAAGGTTAAGTTTGATAAATTAATAATCTCCTTGGGTTATGAACAAGACCTAAGCAAGATAAAGGGAGCTGAGAGTTATGCAATTGGATTCACCCTACAAAGCATAGAGAAAATAAGAAGATTTAAAGAGAAGTCCACTGTAACCATACTTGGAGGAGGGGCTTTAGGTATCGAGTTGGCCGGAGCTTTAAGGAGGAGGGGCTTCAGCGTTAATCTGATAGAGGCAGAAAAGAGATTAGTACCTTATTTACCTTCTAACTTTTCTATGGAAATACAGAAAACTTTAGAAGAACAAGGAGTGAACATTATCTTAAATGGAAAAGTTGATGAGGTAAAGGAAAACGAGGTTATTACAAGTCAAGGAGTAATAAAGACGGATTACACAATATTTTCAGCTGGATTTAGTGGTCCTAGAATAATAAAAGAGCTAGGATTAACAAACAAGAATAACAGAATGTTAGTAGATGAGTATTTAAGATCTGTTGATTACGAGTTTGTTTATGGTGCAGGGGATTGTGCGAATTTTAAATCTGGTTTTATTCCTCAATCAGCCCAAGTAGCTTCTCAAGCTGGAAATGTGGCAATTAGGAATGCTATAGAAGATGATAATATCATTTTCAAACATAACCAAAAGGCTATAGTTCTGAAAGTTGGCGATGAATATATAGGATTATTTAAGGATAGCGTTGTAAAGGGTGCTTTATCGAAGTTGGTAAAGATTTACGCAATAAATAGTTTTGAAAATAAAGTATCTAAGTTAAACACTTTAACTTTTCCTGTTTTCAGTCATAACCTTAGTTAA
- a CDS encoding nucleotidyltransferase domain-containing protein gives MFGLERIELLEKNWRKIAETVLHKSREIANVKEVIVFGSVIKGKTMGASDLDLALIIRGLNKSEISKLLIKIHSALPDEISEIIDLTIIAEEDEDDFLKFVGNNYVIISD, from the coding sequence GTGTTCGGATTAGAGAGAATAGAATTATTGGAGAAAAATTGGAGAAAAATCGCTGAGACAGTTCTACATAAATCTAGGGAAATAGCTAATGTAAAAGAGGTAATAGTTTTCGGCTCAGTTATTAAGGGCAAAACCATGGGTGCAAGTGACTTAGATCTCGCCCTAATTATTAGGGGATTAAATAAGAGCGAGATAAGCAAACTATTAATTAAAATCCATTCAGCCTTACCAGACGAAATTTCAGAAATAATAGATTTAACCATAATTGCAGAAGAAGATGAAGACGATTTCCTAAAATTTGTAGGTAATAATTATGTCATAATTAGTGACTAA
- a CDS encoding HEPN domain-containing protein translates to MHELHYVLCKRSLEYLKASEDSLSRGLYDVSGVLAQMSAELSIKATILFLGYSFPETHEIRKLLSILSSLTLRDEIQNFIKSRRGELILL, encoded by the coding sequence ATGCATGAATTACATTACGTGTTATGTAAGAGATCTTTAGAATACCTAAAAGCATCTGAAGATTCTTTAAGTAGAGGCTTGTATGACGTTAGTGGCGTATTAGCCCAAATGTCTGCGGAACTTTCAATTAAGGCTACAATATTATTTTTAGGATATTCATTTCCAGAAACACATGAAATTAGGAAACTACTTAGTATTTTATCTTCTTTAACTTTAAGAGATGAAATACAAAACTTTATTAAGTCTAGAAGGGGAGAATTAATACTTTTATAG